The Phragmites australis chromosome 15, lpPhrAust1.1, whole genome shotgun sequence genome window below encodes:
- the LOC133892134 gene encoding probable carboxylesterase Os04g0669500, whose translation MIDREVADGIHHENIFVCGFSQGGPLTLASVLLYLKMLGRGAIFNGWVPFSSLVVQRISPEARKTPFLWSHGVADRTVLFEDGQAGPPFLQSAGVNCELKAYPDLGHSISQDELQYLESWIRSRLKASRRTISFPVADS comes from the exons ATGATAGACAGGGAAGTAGCAGATGGTATCCACCATGAGAATATATTTGTTTGTGGGTTTAGCCAAGGAG GTCCTCTGACATTAGCAAGTGTTTTGCTCTATCTGAAGATGCTAGGTAGAGGTGCCATTTTCAACGGGTGGGTGCCTTTCAGTTCGTTAGTCGTTCAAAGGATTTCACCTGAAGCAAGGAAG ACACCATTTCTTTGGTCACATGGAGTAGCTGACAGAACGGTATTGTTTGAAGATGGTCAAGCTGGTCCACCATTTTTGCAAAGTGCAGGTGTTAATTGTGAACTTAAG GCATATCCAGATCTTGGTCACTCAATTTCCCAGGATGAGCTGCAATATCTTGAGTCATGGATCAGAAGTCGTCTTAAGGCCTCGAGAAGGACG ATTTCGTTTCCTGTGGCTGATAGCTGA